The proteins below come from a single Malus sylvestris chromosome 3, drMalSylv7.2, whole genome shotgun sequence genomic window:
- the LOC126614201 gene encoding uncharacterized protein LOC126614201, whose product MRLGTWNIGTLTGKSMEVVEVMVRRRINIMCLQETKWVGRKAKDLENSGFKLWYSGTNRTRNGVGIIVDKTLTQDVVDVKRVGDRIMAIKIVIGQELINVISAYAPQVGLDTSSKEKFWEDLGDLVQGIAQTEKLFIGGDLNGHVGRETGNYGGFHGGHGFGERNEDGEAILDFAMAYDLFLANTFFKKREEHVITYKSGSSKTQIDFLLMRKGDRITCKDCKVIPGESVANQHRLLVMDVHIKRVRKKNKIWKCPRTRWWNLKEEKQAIFKEKVITQCVWDREGEANQMWDSMASCIRKVAKEVLGESKGFAPHQKESWWWNEEVQTKVKAKKECCKALYKDRTDENGERYRKAKQEAKKAVREAKLAAYDDMYKRLDTKEGELDIYKLGRAREKKTRDLNQVRCIKDEDGKVLATENAVKDGWKCYFHNLCH is encoded by the coding sequence atgcgtttaggaacgtggaatataggaaccttgacgggaaaatctatggaagtagtagaagttatggtgaggagaaggataaatattatgtgcctacaagaaactaagtgggttgggcgtaaggcaaaggatctagaaaactcagggtttaaactatggtattcgggcacaaatagaacgagaaacggtgttggcatcatcgtggacaagaccttgacacaagatgttgtagatgtcaagagggtaggagatagaatcatggcaatcaagattgtaataggacaagaacttatcaatgtgattagtgcgtacgcacctcaagtagggttggatacgagttcgaaggagaaattttgggaagaccttggagacttggtgcaaggaattgctcagacggagaagttatttataggaggagatttaaatggacacgtgggcagggagacaggcaactatggaggttttcatggtggccatggttttggggagagaaacgaggatggggaagctatcttggattttgcaatggcatatgatctcttcttagccaacaccttctttaagaagagagaagaacatgtgatcacctacaagagtgggtcgtcaaaaacacaaatagattttcttctaatgaggaaaggggatcgtataacttgtaaggattgcaaagttataccaggagagagcgtggctaatcaacatcgcttgttggtgatggatgtacatatcaaaagagtgagaaaaaagaacaagatttggaagtgcccaaggactagatggtggaatctaaaagaagaaaaacaagccattttcaaagagaaagtaatcacccagtgtgtgtgggatagagagggggaagctaaccaaatgtgggattccatggctagttgtatccgaaaagtagcaaaagaggtattaggagagtccaagggctttgccccacaccaaaaggaatcttggtggtggaatgaggaggtacaaacaaaggtgaaggctaagaaggaatgttgtaaagccttatacaaggataggaccgatgaaaatggtgaaaggtatagaaaagcgaagcaagaggcgaagaaagctgtgagagaagctaagttagcggcttatgacgatatgtataagcgactagataccaaagaaggagagttggatatctataaactaggtagagcaagggaaaagaagacaagggacctaaaccaagtgaggtgcatcaaggatgaggatggaaaggttcttgctacagagaacgcggttaaagacggatggaaatgttattttcataatctttgccactga